A stretch of Deltaproteobacteria bacterium DNA encodes these proteins:
- the ald gene encoding alanine dehydrogenase: protein MIVGVPKEIKSDEKRVAMTPLGVATMVARGHTVYVERSAGVGSLITDEDFENAGAKILPTAAEVWTRSEMIVKVKEPLPAEFDFMKDKLIYTYLHLAAAEELTHAMLSSGCVGVAYETIELADGSLPLLAPMSEVAGKLAPQVGAQCLEAAYGGSGILLAGVSGVAPAKVAIIGAGVSGQCACEIAVGMGAQVTILDINPTRLRYIHDIHRGKLITLMSNSGNIEKAVLESDLVIGAVLIPGAKAPKLVTGDMIRRMKPGSAVVDISVDQGGCFETTHATTHSHPTFVVHDVVHYCVANMPGIVPRTSTYALTNATLSYSLELADKGVEAAVANNLPLRKGINIYKGKVTYRGVAEAWDLPYTPYEA, encoded by the coding sequence ATGATTGTCGGAGTGCCCAAGGAGATCAAATCGGACGAGAAACGCGTGGCGATGACGCCGCTCGGCGTGGCCACGATGGTGGCACGCGGCCACACGGTTTACGTGGAGCGATCGGCCGGCGTCGGCAGCCTCATCACGGACGAGGACTTCGAAAACGCGGGGGCGAAGATCCTGCCCACGGCGGCGGAGGTGTGGACGCGCTCCGAGATGATCGTGAAGGTCAAGGAACCGCTGCCCGCCGAGTTCGACTTCATGAAGGACAAGCTGATCTACACCTACCTGCACCTCGCGGCGGCGGAAGAACTCACGCACGCCATGCTGTCCTCGGGGTGCGTCGGCGTGGCGTACGAGACGATCGAACTCGCCGACGGATCGCTGCCGCTGCTCGCGCCGATGAGCGAGGTCGCGGGCAAGCTGGCCCCACAGGTCGGCGCGCAGTGCCTCGAGGCCGCGTACGGCGGCTCGGGCATCCTGCTCGCGGGCGTTTCGGGCGTCGCGCCGGCCAAGGTGGCCATCATCGGCGCGGGTGTCTCGGGTCAGTGCGCGTGCGAGATCGCGGTGGGCATGGGCGCGCAGGTCACGATTCTCGACATCAATCCCACGCGGCTGCGCTACATCCACGACATCCATCGCGGCAAGCTCATCACGCTCATGAGCAACAGCGGCAACATCGAAAAAGCCGTGCTCGAATCCGATCTCGTCATCGGCGCGGTGCTGATCCCCGGCGCCAAGGCGCCCAAGCTCGTCACGGGCGACATGATCCGCCGGATGAAGCCCGGCAGCGCGGTCGTGGACATCTCGGTCGATCAGGGCGGTTGCTTCGAGACGACGCACGCGACGACGCACAGCCATCCGACCTTCGTTGTCCACGATGTCGTACACTATTGCGTGGCAAACATGCCCGGCATCGTACCGCGCACGAGCACGTACGCGCTGACCAATGCGACGCTCAGCTACTCGCTGGAACTGGCCGACAAGGGCGTCGAGGCGGCCGTCGCGAACAACCTGCCGCTGCGCAAGGGCATCAACATCTACAAGGGCAAGGTGACCTATCGCGGCGTCGCCGAAGCCTGGGATCTTCCGTACACGCCGTACGAGGCGTGA
- a CDS encoding heparinase II/III family protein produces MRIWLRQTARYVAVFLLLAVAHSACSYDGPDGHTDWSVWSGDAPRPSLELIDDDGELDDDLWPDDDGDDTADDDGDDTADDDASDPDRDGVSTQDETTAGTDPRDPASAPAWHPEWSASPRLILDRDGWEAVRERWNESDELTTALRDRIRATAGAAPLAYPADPYDPGVLEANAQRAKARAAAALLDDDPVLALEAARICAEAYSDMRAVELIDYDKGTIQGGQALATLAQTWDLLEGFGLASPTWRDHCRDAIDQIAADLWDYYVDSWPVILRLTQNNHNIKLASGFGMAGFVLNDGPEAARYVNHALTQATYYLLDRQNCVGGCQAEGPNYLDYTMLTFWPFAIAYHNFARGEAYPYHETCATRLEHLCRDEILDIADPMEDPRLAEILRWRQQVTMPTGWAAPFDDSNHACGYHGLAAALTDDPLSAYLFENSPECRHASGGLEAELLAFADAIPVAQTPTSPSICLPEAGQAVLRTGWGADDAFALVQGEHGRARVHGFGHEQTDATSFIWHALGETFAMDSGYIGFRDRDLVAHAANHNVILVDGVGAPEGVRGVGVDVDAFLDGFVDAPAIRQVRVRARYRETDFERRVGLAPGAFFYVLDRITANSARTFTWLFHTNAGPETDGVFVSTPDGARIVRPLAMMDVHVAASPVSPTLQVGESVHGFGHGDIANHAVLEAIVSGTTPLIGAIGAFSPAGGDEAVVTTLDGDPNQVAFVVVSGVTRHVLGFAREGSMIDLPASFTGAARVTSDADVVYVRWSDGGGPDVTWRDGGSFVTID; encoded by the coding sequence TTGAGAATTTGGTTGCGGCAGACCGCCCGGTACGTGGCGGTGTTTCTCTTGCTCGCGGTCGCTCATTCGGCATGCTCCTACGACGGGCCGGACGGCCACACCGATTGGTCGGTCTGGAGCGGTGACGCCCCGAGGCCCTCACTGGAGCTTATCGACGACGATGGCGAACTCGATGACGATCTTTGGCCCGACGACGATGGCGACGACACCGCGGACGACGATGGTGATGACACCGCGGACGACGACGCTTCCGACCCCGACCGTGACGGCGTTTCCACCCAAGACGAAACGACGGCCGGCACCGATCCCCGCGACCCCGCCAGCGCGCCCGCATGGCACCCGGAGTGGTCCGCATCGCCCCGCCTGATTCTCGACCGCGACGGATGGGAAGCGGTGCGTGAACGCTGGAACGAATCGGACGAGTTGACGACCGCGTTGCGCGACCGGATTCGCGCGACGGCGGGTGCCGCGCCGCTGGCGTATCCTGCCGATCCCTACGATCCGGGGGTTTTGGAAGCGAACGCGCAACGGGCGAAGGCTCGCGCGGCGGCGGCCTTGCTCGACGACGACCCCGTACTAGCCCTCGAAGCCGCCCGCATCTGTGCCGAGGCGTATTCGGACATGCGCGCCGTGGAGCTGATCGACTACGACAAGGGGACGATCCAAGGCGGACAGGCGCTGGCGACGCTGGCCCAAACGTGGGACCTTCTGGAGGGATTCGGACTCGCGTCGCCGACATGGCGCGATCACTGCCGTGACGCGATCGATCAGATCGCCGCGGATCTGTGGGACTACTACGTCGATTCGTGGCCGGTGATCCTGCGTCTCACGCAAAACAACCACAACATCAAGCTCGCCTCGGGGTTTGGAATGGCGGGATTCGTGCTGAACGACGGACCCGAAGCGGCGCGCTACGTCAATCACGCGTTGACGCAGGCGACCTACTATCTGCTCGACCGGCAGAACTGCGTCGGTGGGTGTCAGGCCGAGGGGCCGAACTATCTCGACTACACGATGCTCACCTTCTGGCCGTTTGCGATCGCGTACCACAACTTCGCACGGGGCGAGGCTTATCCGTATCACGAGACGTGCGCCACGAGGCTCGAGCACCTATGCCGCGACGAAATCCTCGATATCGCGGACCCCATGGAAGACCCGCGTCTCGCCGAGATTCTGCGCTGGCGGCAGCAGGTGACGATGCCGACGGGGTGGGCCGCGCCGTTCGACGATTCCAATCACGCGTGCGGATACCACGGGCTCGCGGCGGCGCTGACGGATGATCCGCTCTCGGCGTACCTGTTCGAGAACTCGCCCGAGTGCCGCCACGCGTCGGGCGGGCTCGAGGCGGAATTGTTGGCGTTTGCCGATGCGATTCCGGTTGCCCAGACGCCGACATCGCCATCGATTTGCCTGCCGGAAGCGGGGCAAGCCGTGCTGCGAACCGGATGGGGTGCGGACGACGCATTCGCCCTGGTGCAGGGCGAGCACGGCCGCGCGCGCGTGCATGGCTTCGGCCACGAGCAGACGGACGCGACGAGCTTCATCTGGCACGCGCTCGGCGAGACCTTTGCGATGGACTCGGGCTACATCGGGTTTCGCGATCGCGACCTCGTCGCGCACGCGGCGAATCACAACGTGATTCTGGTGGACGGCGTCGGCGCGCCGGAGGGTGTGCGCGGCGTTGGCGTGGATGTCGATGCGTTCCTCGACGGATTCGTCGACGCACCCGCGATCCGACAGGTCCGCGTGCGTGCACGATATCGCGAAACGGACTTCGAGCGACGCGTCGGGCTCGCCCCGGGCGCGTTCTTCTACGTCCTCGATCGCATCACGGCGAATTCCGCGCGGACGTTCACGTGGCTTTTTCACACGAATGCGGGGCCGGAGACGGACGGCGTCTTCGTGTCCACGCCCGACGGCGCGCGCATCGTTCGACCGCTCGCGATGATGGACGTGCACGTGGCGGCATCGCCCGTTTCGCCGACTCTGCAGGTCGGGGAATCCGTTCACGGGTTCGGTCACGGCGACATCGCGAACCACGCGGTGCTCGAAGCGATCGTGTCGGGAACAACTCCGCTCATCGGCGCGATCGGAGCATTTTCCCCGGCAGGCGGGGACGAGGCGGTGGTGACGACGCTCGACGGCGATCCGAATCAGGTCGCGTTCGTCGTCGTGTCGGGCGTCACGCGACACGTGCTGGGTTTCGCGCGAGAGGGATCGATGATCGATCTGCCCGCGAGCTTTACCGGCGCGGCGCGCGTGACGAGCGACGCCGATGTCGTTTACGTGCGTTGGTCGGACGGCGGGGGCCCGGACGTGACGTGGCGCGACGGCGGGAGTTTCGTCACGATCGACTAG
- a CDS encoding adenylyltransferase/cytidyltransferase family protein: MNAPRPATSKILTREALVEVRQRLRSKGRKLAFTNGCFDLLHSGHIRTLEFARSRGDALVVAINADAGVRGLKGPGRPIVPEHERAEVLAALACVDYVVIFPEADPGDLIRAVVPDVLVKGGDWAEHAIVGRDTVEAAGGRVERVPPVEGRSTTNIIVKVLESDR; the protein is encoded by the coding sequence ATGAACGCGCCGCGACCCGCCACGTCGAAGATCCTCACCCGCGAAGCCCTGGTCGAAGTGCGGCAACGTCTGCGCAGCAAAGGACGAAAGCTCGCCTTCACGAATGGGTGTTTCGACCTGCTGCACTCGGGGCACATTCGCACGCTCGAATTCGCGCGCTCGCGCGGCGATGCCCTCGTCGTGGCGATCAACGCCGATGCCGGAGTGCGCGGGCTCAAGGGGCCGGGACGACCGATCGTTCCGGAGCATGAGCGCGCCGAGGTGCTGGCCGCGCTGGCGTGCGTGGACTATGTGGTGATATTCCCGGAGGCGGACCCCGGCGACCTGATCCGCGCGGTGGTGCCGGATGTCCTCGTCAAAGGCGGCGACTGGGCCGAGCACGCGATCGTCGGCCGCGACACGGTCGAGGCCGCGGGCGGGCGCGTCGAGCGGGTGCCGCCGGTCGAGGGACGCTCCACAACCAACATCATCGTGAAAGTGCTGGAATCGGATCGCTAG
- a CDS encoding OmpA family protein: MNANGRIPRPLPVVLLLALLTAACAKNLGPELDAARTRVDLARERGAKWCSPREFASAEAYLDFARDEAARGRIGIAEEHLARARENSTAAIENSADCRSDLDGDRIADPNDGDPYRAEDYDGWDDSDGVPDYDNDGDGLLDKEDGCPDSPEDFDSHNDRDGCPDLDNDQDGVPDALDQCPALKEDLDGWQDNDGCPDPDNDGDGFPDALDKCPNGAETPNGFLDDDGCPDIQPRIFKILVPPEVHFAPRSNKLSPNDRRAIQEFAVQLVANPELGVRVEAHVETSGNAERDRQLTQTQADAVARALIDAGIDAGRVIAIGFGGDRPIEGAPPSENRRIIFAIYQTQ; the protein is encoded by the coding sequence ATGAACGCGAACGGTCGAATCCCGCGTCCGCTGCCGGTCGTCCTCCTGCTCGCGCTTCTGACGGCGGCGTGCGCCAAGAACCTGGGACCGGAGCTGGACGCGGCGCGAACGCGAGTGGATCTCGCCCGTGAGCGCGGAGCAAAATGGTGCTCGCCGCGGGAGTTCGCGTCGGCGGAGGCTTACCTCGACTTCGCCCGCGACGAGGCGGCCAGGGGGCGGATCGGCATCGCCGAAGAGCACCTCGCCCGCGCCAGGGAAAATTCGACCGCCGCGATCGAGAACAGTGCGGATTGCCGGAGCGACCTCGACGGGGACCGGATCGCCGATCCGAATGACGGAGACCCGTACCGCGCCGAGGACTACGACGGTTGGGACGATTCCGACGGCGTGCCGGACTACGACAACGACGGCGACGGACTCCTGGACAAGGAGGACGGCTGCCCCGACAGCCCCGAGGACTTCGACAGCCACAACGACCGCGACGGATGCCCCGATCTGGACAACGATCAGGACGGTGTTCCCGACGCCCTCGACCAGTGCCCCGCCCTGAAGGAAGACCTCGACGGGTGGCAGGACAACGACGGTTGCCCCGACCCCGATAACGACGGCGACGGTTTTCCCGACGCCCTCGACAAGTGTCCAAACGGCGCGGAAACGCCGAACGGATTTCTCGACGACGACGGATGCCCGGACATTCAGCCGCGCATCTTCAAGATTTTGGTGCCGCCGGAGGTTCATTTCGCGCCGCGGTCGAACAAGCTTTCCCCGAACGACCGCCGCGCGATACAGGAGTTCGCTGTGCAACTGGTGGCGAACCCGGAGCTCGGCGTTCGCGTCGAAGCGCATGTCGAGACTTCCGGCAATGCCGAGCGCGACCGGCAGCTCACCCAGACGCAGGCCGACGCGGTCGCCCGCGCGCTGATCGACGCCGGGATCGACGCGGGGCGCGTCATCGCGATCGGTTTCGGCGGCGATCGGCCGATCGAAGGCGCGCCGCCGTCCGAGAACCGTCGCATCATTTTCGCCATCTACCAGACGCAGTAA